A region from the Beduinella massiliensis genome encodes:
- a CDS encoding MerR family transcriptional regulator has product MNTYKTSQVAAVIGIHPNTVRLYEEWGIIPRPERKENGYRVFTDFHIDQIRLARTAFQIEILQSGLRKKIFQMVKLSAAGKFDDALSLTQSYLSGLLQERDNAEDAIRIVKQIISGENQENRTFMKRKEVSEYLGVSMDTLRNWEMNGLLAVKRKENGYRIYTDDDIKRLKIIRALRCANYSLEAILRMIQQLSKNPNVDIKTVLNTPRPSDDIISACDQLIRSLSAAKKNAVILMEMLQKMKRQYS; this is encoded by the coding sequence GTGAACACATACAAAACATCACAGGTCGCCGCCGTGATTGGAATACATCCAAACACCGTGCGCCTGTATGAAGAATGGGGCATTATTCCAAGGCCGGAGCGGAAAGAGAATGGGTATCGGGTCTTTACGGATTTTCACATTGATCAAATCCGGCTTGCCCGTACAGCCTTTCAAATTGAAATCCTGCAAAGCGGCCTGCGAAAGAAAATATTTCAGATGGTCAAATTGTCGGCGGCGGGGAAGTTTGATGATGCCCTTTCCCTTACGCAGTCATATTTAAGCGGGCTGCTTCAAGAGCGTGATAATGCGGAGGATGCGATCCGCATTGTGAAACAAATCATATCTGGCGAAAACCAAGAGAACAGGACTTTTATGAAGCGGAAAGAAGTATCTGAGTATTTAGGCGTTTCAATGGACACCCTGCGGAATTGGGAAATGAACGGCTTGCTGGCGGTTAAGCGGAAAGAAAACGGCTATCGCATCTATACGGATGACGATATCAAACGTCTGAAAATCATTCGCGCCCTGCGCTGTGCCAATTACTCGCTGGAGGCCATTTTACGGATGATCCAACAGCTATCCAAAAATCCCAACGTGGATATTAAGACTGTGCTCAATACGCCAAGGCCATCCGACGATATTATCTCGGCTTGTGACCAGTTAATCCGCTCCCTGTCTGCGGCGAAAAAAAACGCCGTCATTCTGATGGAAATGTTGCAGAAAATGAAACGGCAATACTCATAA
- a CDS encoding helix-turn-helix domain-containing protein, whose amino-acid sequence MKMYQYDKRLDFHALGREIKRKREAKGWTQEYLAQLVDRTPRSIMYIENRGQHPSLNTFYQLVTLLDISVDQFFYPDKQNGQSDCRKHIDVLLNSMDEKELTIMEATAEGLKKARGRSEA is encoded by the coding sequence ATGAAAATGTACCAATACGATAAGCGCCTTGACTTCCACGCCCTGGGGCGGGAAATCAAGCGCAAGAGGGAGGCCAAAGGTTGGACACAGGAATATCTGGCCCAGCTTGTGGATCGTACTCCGCGCTCCATCATGTATATCGAAAACCGGGGCCAGCATCCCAGCCTCAACACCTTTTATCAGCTCGTCACCCTGCTGGATATTTCCGTAGACCAATTTTTCTATCCAGACAAGCAAAACGGCCAGAGCGACTGCCGGAAGCATATTGATGTCTTGCTCAATTCGATGGATGAGAAAGAACTAACAATTATGGAAGCCACAGCGGAGGGACTGAAAAAGGCCCGTGGAAGGTCGGAAGCGTGA
- a CDS encoding ATP-binding cassette domain-containing protein — protein MQEALKVERLSKSYGNQLALDNLNLCVRKNMVFGLLGANGAGKSTTIECILGTRKADSGTISVLGRDPKKDRRNLFQEVGVQFQEGDYQPEIKVSELCEETACLYKSPADWKSLCEQFGIGDKVSRAVKSLSGGERQRLFIVLALIPDPQLVFLDELTTGLDAKARRDVWKILEGLKSKGLTIFLTSHFMDEVEALCDEICILKNGRAVFCGTVAQANEQCGCEKFEDAYLVLSGEEGTDE, from the coding sequence ATGCAGGAAGCACTCAAAGTCGAGCGGTTGTCGAAGTCATACGGCAATCAGCTTGCGTTGGACAACCTAAACCTATGCGTCCGAAAAAATATGGTTTTCGGTTTGCTGGGGGCAAACGGTGCGGGAAAGAGTACGACCATCGAATGTATTTTAGGGACGAGAAAGGCCGATAGCGGCACTATATCCGTCCTTGGCCGCGATCCCAAAAAAGACCGCCGTAATTTGTTCCAGGAGGTAGGCGTTCAATTTCAAGAGGGAGACTATCAGCCGGAAATCAAAGTTTCGGAACTATGCGAGGAAACGGCTTGCCTCTACAAAAGCCCTGCCGACTGGAAATCTCTATGTGAACAATTTGGAATCGGGGACAAGGTGAGCCGGGCGGTGAAAAGTCTATCCGGCGGGGAGCGCCAACGTCTTTTCATTGTTCTGGCATTAATTCCAGATCCCCAGCTTGTCTTTCTTGACGAGCTGACAACCGGGCTTGACGCAAAAGCGCGGCGGGATGTCTGGAAAATACTTGAGGGGCTGAAAAGCAAAGGCCTGACCATCTTTCTGACCTCACACTTCATGGACGAGGTTGAGGCCCTGTGCGATGAAATCTGCATCCTCAAAAACGGCAGAGCTGTTTTCTGCGGGACGGTAGCCCAGGCAAACGAACAATGTGGCTGCGAAAAATTTGAGGACGCCTATCTGGTGCTTTCCGGCGAGGAGGGAACGGACGAATGA